From the Paludibacterium paludis genome, one window contains:
- a CDS encoding amino acid ABC transporter permease, whose product MDLRWSIISEYMPLFVDGLKMTLGITVVAVVLGTLIGLFMGMARLADARHGSLRIFLRFGVRLPSTAYVTFFRGTPLFVQIMLVHYALMPLLVSPDNGLILSGETARHLRQDYGPFMSGLVALTLNAGAYITEIFRAGIQSIDKGQMEAARSLGLNYAQAMKFVVVPQAFRRMLPPLGNEAIMLLKDSSLVSAIGLAELAYAARTVAGVYSRFWEPYLAISFLYLAMTMVMAWGIATLEKRYQISAR is encoded by the coding sequence ATGGATTTGCGCTGGAGCATAATTTCCGAGTACATGCCCCTGTTCGTCGACGGGTTGAAAATGACCTTGGGGATCACCGTGGTGGCGGTGGTTCTCGGGACGCTGATCGGTCTTTTCATGGGTATGGCGCGATTGGCGGATGCCCGTCACGGTTCCCTCAGGATTTTCCTGCGTTTCGGGGTGCGCCTGCCGTCGACGGCCTATGTCACGTTTTTCCGCGGCACGCCGCTATTCGTGCAGATCATGCTGGTCCACTACGCCCTGATGCCGTTGCTGGTCTCGCCGGACAACGGTCTGATCCTCTCCGGAGAAACGGCGCGGCACCTGCGTCAGGACTACGGGCCGTTCATGTCCGGTCTTGTTGCGCTGACGCTCAATGCCGGCGCCTATATCACGGAGATCTTCCGCGCCGGCATTCAGTCGATCGACAAAGGGCAGATGGAGGCGGCTCGCTCGCTGGGGCTCAACTATGCGCAGGCCATGAAGTTCGTCGTGGTTCCGCAAGCGTTCCGCCGCATGCTGCCACCGCTTGGCAACGAGGCGATCATGCTGCTCAAGGACAGTTCGCTGGTCTCGGCGATCGGGCTGGCGGAACTGGCCTACGCGGCGCGCACGGTGGCGGGCGTCTACTCCCGCTTCTGGGAGCCGTATCTCGCCATTTCCTTCCTGTACCTGGCCATGACCATGGTGATGGCCTGGGGGATCGCCACCCTGGAGAAGCGTTACCAGATCTCCGCGCGGTAA